In one window of Mobiluncus massiliensis DNA:
- a CDS encoding class I SAM-dependent methyltransferase, which translates to MAVNSLVPVLSKEGFQLLESLGTLGPYTPALADRLSVGLRKRGVAPELVAAILTQLELREAARVKFGDFAQGMLFTRDGLEQATRLPVAAVHAGRFRDAGCHKVADLGCGLGTESLALAGLGLLVTAFELDEATAAAALMNLRAYPEAQVTQADILELDWEQLRAEGVDGAFADPARRDASGRRLQPESWKPPLSRILAWYDEIPHGNLGVKIAPGINYQTLPAQSETQWISVGGELVEAGIWLGDLIRRQGRSALLMDKHGKIVTVLHDETAAPCNAPAELSETIATEDELGEWIFEPDDAIIRAGLLAQVAYKTYTKTVSRKIAYLTRTSVPEAADMKLGSWFEVMEVLPLDEKKIRTALKTQSLRSLEIKKRGADVSPAQLRRKLLTTTEKNGEDLTLIATRLGSRHRAILCRRCAEI; encoded by the coding sequence ATGGCTGTAAATTCGCTGGTGCCCGTGTTGAGTAAAGAAGGGTTCCAATTGCTGGAATCCTTGGGAACCCTGGGACCCTACACGCCGGCGCTAGCAGACCGATTGAGTGTCGGTTTACGGAAACGCGGTGTCGCGCCGGAGCTGGTGGCAGCTATTTTGACCCAGCTGGAGCTGCGCGAGGCAGCGCGGGTCAAATTCGGAGATTTCGCGCAAGGAATGCTGTTCACCCGAGACGGTTTGGAGCAGGCCACGCGTTTACCGGTGGCTGCCGTACACGCCGGGCGTTTTCGTGATGCCGGTTGTCACAAGGTCGCTGATTTGGGTTGTGGGTTAGGGACAGAATCCCTAGCGTTGGCCGGTTTGGGGCTGCTGGTCACGGCGTTTGAACTCGATGAAGCCACCGCGGCGGCAGCTCTGATGAACCTTCGCGCCTATCCCGAAGCCCAGGTCACGCAGGCAGATATTTTGGAGCTGGATTGGGAGCAGTTGCGTGCCGAAGGGGTGGACGGCGCGTTCGCGGATCCCGCCCGGCGCGATGCCTCAGGCAGGCGACTCCAGCCGGAGTCTTGGAAACCCCCGCTCTCCCGTATTCTCGCTTGGTATGACGAAATTCCGCACGGAAACCTTGGCGTTAAGATTGCGCCCGGAATCAACTATCAAACCCTGCCCGCGCAGAGCGAAACCCAGTGGATTTCTGTGGGAGGCGAGCTTGTGGAGGCAGGAATCTGGCTGGGCGACTTGATTCGCCGACAGGGACGCTCCGCTCTGTTGATGGACAAACACGGCAAGATTGTGACTGTGCTGCACGATGAAACCGCTGCCCCGTGCAACGCGCCTGCCGAATTGAGCGAGACTATTGCGACCGAAGACGAACTGGGGGAATGGATTTTTGAACCTGATGACGCAATCATCCGGGCGGGACTGCTGGCTCAAGTTGCATATAAAACATACACAAAAACGGTATCGAGAAAAATCGCCTATCTGACCAGGACTTCTGTCCCCGAGGCGGCGGACATGAAATTGGGAAGCTGGTTCGAGGTCATGGAAGTCCTGCCTTTGGACGAAAAGAAGATTCGCACGGCGCTAAAAACGCAATCACTCAGGTCTTTGGAAATTAAGAAACGCGGAGCCGATGTGTCCCCCGCCCAGCTGCGCCGAAAACTGCTGACCACAACCGAGAAGAACGGCGAGGACTTGACGCTAATCGCCACGCGCTTGGGTAGCCGACACCGGGCTATTCTGTGTCGGCGCTGCGCGGAAATTTAG
- the groES gene encoding co-chaperone GroES, with amino-acid sequence MSVCIKPLEDRVVIKQLEAETVTASGLVIPDMAKEKPQEGTVVAVGPGRVDDKGVRVPMDVKEGDKVIYAKYGGTEVKYQGEEYVILSARDLLAVVE; translated from the coding sequence GTGTCGGTTTGCATTAAACCTTTGGAAGATCGGGTTGTTATCAAGCAGCTGGAAGCGGAAACGGTAACCGCTTCAGGGCTGGTCATCCCGGATATGGCAAAAGAAAAGCCGCAGGAAGGCACCGTCGTGGCGGTAGGCCCCGGTCGCGTTGACGACAAGGGCGTGCGTGTGCCGATGGACGTCAAGGAAGGCGACAAGGTCATTTACGCCAAGTACGGCGGCACCGAAGTCAAGTACCAGGGCGAGGAATACGTTATTCTTTCTGCTCGCGACTTGCTCGCTGTAGTTGAGTAA
- the ddaH gene encoding dimethylargininase, producing MTRKLALVRRPSPKMADGIVTHIEKSAVSYDLGLRQWEGYVKALNDNGWETVEVEPAPDCPDSVFIEDPVFVYGDLAIITRSGAPERRAEVAGVEKAVRDAGYRVAYIKEPGTVDGGDILKFDGKVWVGQTPGGRTNEEGVRQLAEYLKEFDAEVIPVEMTKVLHLKSGVTALYDGTVVGYKPLVDDPTVWDKFMEVPEEPGSHVVLLEDNKILMSAAAPKSKELFESMGYEVVAVDIGEYEKLEGCVTCLSVRLRGDVG from the coding sequence ATGACTAGGAAATTAGCATTAGTTCGTCGCCCCAGCCCTAAAATGGCTGATGGCATTGTGACACACATTGAAAAGTCTGCCGTCTCTTATGATCTGGGTTTGCGCCAGTGGGAAGGCTACGTCAAGGCACTCAATGATAACGGGTGGGAAACCGTCGAGGTCGAGCCCGCTCCGGATTGCCCTGATTCGGTATTCATTGAGGATCCTGTTTTCGTCTACGGGGATCTCGCTATCATCACTCGCTCTGGAGCTCCGGAGCGTCGCGCTGAGGTTGCGGGGGTGGAAAAGGCTGTTCGGGACGCTGGGTACCGCGTGGCTTACATCAAGGAACCCGGCACCGTAGACGGGGGAGATATCCTGAAGTTTGACGGTAAAGTCTGGGTCGGACAAACTCCCGGTGGCCGCACCAACGAAGAAGGGGTGCGCCAGCTTGCCGAGTACTTGAAGGAATTCGATGCGGAAGTCATCCCCGTGGAAATGACCAAGGTGCTCCACCTCAAGAGCGGCGTCACCGCCTTGTACGACGGCACCGTAGTCGGCTACAAACCGCTGGTGGACGACCCGACCGTGTGGGACAAGTTCATGGAAGTTCCCGAAGAACCCGGTTCGCACGTCGTTCTGCTCGAGGATAACAAGATTCTGATGTCCGCTGCCGCGCCCAAGTCCAAGGAACTCTTTGAGAGCATGGGTTACGAAGTGGTCGCGGTAGACATCGGCGAGTACGAGAAGCTCGAAGGTTGTGTGACCTGCCTGTCCGTACGTCTGCGCGGTGACGTGGGCTAA
- a CDS encoding WhiB family transcriptional regulator yields the protein MSNVTYLPAPTIESWEWQDEAACKDLGTAAFFHPDGERGGTRRRRAAQAKAICATCPVLEQCRSYALNAHEPYGIWGGMTEEERAAYWKEREAKSA from the coding sequence ATGAGTAATGTAACGTATCTCCCCGCTCCGACTATTGAATCTTGGGAATGGCAGGATGAAGCTGCCTGTAAGGATTTGGGGACGGCGGCTTTCTTCCATCCAGACGGTGAACGTGGGGGAACCCGGCGGCGGCGTGCCGCGCAGGCCAAAGCGATTTGCGCGACTTGCCCGGTATTGGAACAGTGCCGCAGTTACGCTCTGAATGCCCACGAACCTTACGGCATCTGGGGCGGCATGACTGAGGAGGAACGCGCCGCTTACTGGAAGGAACGGGAGGCTAAATCCGCTTAA
- the guaB gene encoding IMP dehydrogenase, which yields MSEITNPLQDLENGVEPRFLTGLTYDDVLLLPEVTDVIPAEVDTSTRFSKEIKLHIPLISAAMDTVTESRMAIAMARQGGIGILHRNLSIESQAQQVRQVKRSESGMVTDPVTIGPSATIEQLDELCAKYRVSGLPVVTDDYELLGIITNRDLRFVPTTQWGIKTVQECMTPMPLITGRTGISREEAMKLLAENRIEKLPLIDENGKLTGLITVKDFVKTEQFPHATKDSQGRLVVGAAIGYWGDAWERAQALAEAGVDALIVDTANGGAKLALEMITRIKNDSGFSGVQVVGGNVATREGAQALIDAGVDGVKVGVGPGSICTTRVVAGVGVPQITAIMMAAEACDRADVPLIADGGLQYSGDIAKALVAGAQTVMLGSLLAGCEESPGELVFMNGKQWKHYRGMGSLGAMSSRGRKSYSKDRYFQADVSSDDKIVPEGIEGQVPYQGTLGSVVYQLVGGLHQSMFYTGAHTIEELRHRGRFVRITQAGLRESHPHDVEVTVEAPNYQRH from the coding sequence ATGAGCGAAATCACGAATCCCTTGCAAGACCTTGAAAATGGTGTTGAACCGCGGTTTTTGACCGGTTTGACCTACGATGACGTGCTGTTATTGCCAGAGGTTACAGATGTGATTCCCGCCGAAGTGGACACGTCCACTCGCTTTTCCAAAGAAATCAAGCTGCATATCCCCCTGATTTCCGCCGCTATGGACACCGTGACTGAATCTCGGATGGCGATTGCTATGGCGCGTCAGGGCGGCATAGGAATCTTGCACCGTAACCTTTCCATCGAGAGCCAAGCCCAACAGGTGCGTCAAGTGAAACGCTCCGAGTCGGGCATGGTGACTGATCCCGTCACCATCGGCCCCAGCGCCACCATTGAACAGCTCGACGAACTGTGCGCCAAGTATCGGGTATCGGGCTTGCCCGTTGTGACGGACGACTACGAATTGCTGGGTATCATCACCAATCGTGACCTGCGTTTCGTGCCCACCACCCAGTGGGGCATCAAGACAGTGCAGGAATGCATGACGCCGATGCCGCTGATTACCGGGCGCACCGGCATCTCTCGCGAAGAAGCGATGAAGCTGCTGGCGGAAAATCGGATAGAGAAACTGCCTTTGATTGATGAAAACGGCAAGCTGACCGGCCTCATTACGGTTAAGGACTTCGTGAAAACCGAGCAGTTCCCGCACGCTACCAAAGATTCCCAAGGTCGTTTGGTGGTGGGCGCCGCTATCGGCTACTGGGGAGACGCGTGGGAACGCGCTCAGGCCCTGGCCGAGGCAGGTGTCGATGCCCTGATTGTGGATACCGCAAACGGCGGGGCCAAGCTAGCTTTAGAGATGATTACGCGAATCAAGAACGATTCGGGGTTCTCCGGGGTGCAAGTTGTGGGCGGTAACGTCGCCACCAGGGAGGGTGCACAAGCCTTGATTGATGCGGGTGTTGACGGTGTCAAGGTCGGTGTTGGTCCGGGGTCCATTTGTACCACTCGCGTGGTGGCTGGGGTGGGGGTGCCTCAGATTACCGCCATTATGATGGCTGCAGAAGCGTGTGACCGTGCGGATGTGCCGCTGATTGCTGATGGCGGTTTGCAGTATTCCGGCGATATTGCCAAAGCCTTGGTTGCCGGCGCTCAGACGGTGATGCTGGGTTCCCTGTTGGCTGGCTGTGAAGAATCCCCAGGTGAACTCGTGTTCATGAACGGTAAACAGTGGAAGCACTACCGCGGGATGGGTTCGCTCGGGGCCATGAGTTCGCGCGGCCGCAAGTCCTACTCAAAGGATCGTTATTTCCAGGCCGATGTCTCTAGCGACGACAAGATTGTTCCCGAAGGCATCGAAGGCCAGGTTCCCTACCAAGGTACCCTTGGCTCGGTGGTGTATCAGCTGGTGGGAGGGCTGCACCAGTCGATGTTCTATACCGGGGCGCACACCATTGAGGAGCTGCGCCACCGGGGTCGTTTTGTGCGTATCACCCAGGCAGGTTTGCGGGAATCTCATCCTCATGATGTTGAAGTCACCGTGGAAGCCCCGAACTATCAACGTCACTAA
- a CDS encoding exonuclease domain-containing protein: MHEMNHMNTPWLHQEVLGFDTETTGVFTSRDRIATVSLIRRINGEDSPLYWVINPGVPMPPAAGRVNGLTDEYLQANGVEPRVGLEEVAGIIAETMRRGVPVVGFNVTFDFAILEVELKRHGLQTLRQRLEGQLEPIVDPLVLDRILDRYRKGKRNLASVCTAYDLPLRDDFHNAQADVAATLDLLGAMSERFPELLEMGPGEIMQFQAEGHSQWAQSFNEFMSARKPDFHPVSLHWPQF; the protein is encoded by the coding sequence ATGCATGAAATGAACCACATGAATACCCCCTGGCTTCATCAGGAAGTCTTGGGATTCGACACGGAAACGACCGGTGTCTTTACGTCTCGCGACCGTATCGCTACGGTGTCGCTGATACGCAGGATAAACGGCGAGGATTCGCCGCTGTACTGGGTTATTAATCCTGGCGTTCCCATGCCTCCCGCTGCCGGTCGGGTTAATGGTCTGACTGATGAATACTTGCAGGCTAACGGGGTTGAGCCGCGAGTTGGACTCGAGGAAGTTGCGGGTATTATCGCGGAAACTATGCGGCGGGGAGTGCCCGTAGTCGGTTTCAACGTCACCTTCGATTTCGCGATTCTGGAAGTGGAACTGAAACGTCACGGTTTGCAAACCTTACGCCAGCGCCTGGAAGGGCAGTTAGAACCGATAGTCGATCCACTGGTACTGGATCGAATCCTAGATCGCTATCGGAAAGGGAAACGTAACTTGGCCTCCGTCTGCACAGCTTACGATTTACCGTTGCGTGACGATTTTCACAACGCTCAAGCCGATGTTGCCGCGACTTTGGATTTGCTCGGTGCCATGTCTGAGCGATTCCCCGAATTATTGGAAATGGGTCCCGGGGAAATTATGCAGTTTCAGGCGGAGGGTCATAGCCAATGGGCTCAGAGTTTCAACGAGTTCATGTCCGCGCGAAAACCGGATTTCCACCCGGTATCCTTGCATTGGCCGCAGTTTTAG
- a CDS encoding queuosine precursor transporter, translating to MTLFVALLLISNISATKLIGGPWGLIFDGGAVMFPFTYILGDVLSEVYGFRGARRAVLTGFGISILASGLFFLVAKAPPASGDFITPAFAQVFGFVPRIVAASLAGYVLGQLLNALVLVRIKGRTGERFLWLRMIASTLVGELVDTLAFCTIAFAGLISGPEFFNYVLTGYVYKCALEIIMSPLSIQVIGWVKRGEKNYVPIDTEMSPSQTLKANNGPTGTETISSQCS from the coding sequence ATGACCTTGTTTGTAGCGCTGCTGCTCATTTCGAACATCTCCGCCACCAAACTCATCGGCGGACCGTGGGGATTGATTTTTGATGGCGGAGCCGTCATGTTCCCCTTCACCTACATCCTGGGGGATGTCCTCTCGGAGGTCTATGGATTTCGCGGGGCTCGCCGGGCGGTCCTGACCGGGTTTGGGATTTCCATCTTGGCATCGGGCCTGTTCTTCCTGGTTGCCAAAGCACCGCCGGCTAGCGGAGACTTTATCACTCCTGCTTTCGCTCAGGTTTTCGGGTTCGTTCCGCGTATTGTGGCGGCTTCCCTGGCGGGGTACGTGCTGGGGCAGCTGTTAAATGCTCTGGTGCTGGTGCGGATTAAGGGTCGCACCGGAGAGCGTTTCCTCTGGCTTCGCATGATTGCCTCGACCCTGGTCGGGGAGCTGGTGGACACCCTCGCGTTTTGCACCATCGCTTTTGCCGGGTTGATTTCGGGGCCGGAATTTTTCAACTACGTGCTGACCGGTTACGTGTACAAGTGTGCGTTGGAAATCATCATGTCGCCGCTCAGCATTCAGGTCATTGGGTGGGTGAAACGCGGTGAAAAAAATTATGTACCGATTGATACAGAAATGTCACCCTCTCAAACTCTCAAAGCTAATAATGGACCAACTGGTACAGAAACCATCTCTTCGCAATGTTCTTAA
- the tgt gene encoding tRNA guanosine(34) transglycosylase Tgt has protein sequence MSENFEIVARLGQLGRAGVIHTPHGDIPTPAFVPVGTKATVKALIPEMIRELGAAAVLANAYHLYLQPGPELVDRAGGLGAFMHWDGPTFTDSGGFQVLSLGAGYKKVLSQEFAASTRERSASRDHGNHERSGDKRKLLEQAEEAAELSPPDKRQAHPGLARVDDDGVNFRSHLDGTKHRFTPEISMQIQHHLGADIIFAFDELTSLLHSYDYQVVSLERTRKWAERCLAEHERLTTERADKPYQMLFGVIQGAQWEDLRRRAAHDLGGMEVSGRCFDGFGIGGALEKENLGVICSWVCQELPEDRPRHLLGISEPEDFFAGIENGADTFDCVSPSRVARTGAAYLPTGRTNVARAAFREDFGPLQEGCGCYTCTNYTRAYLHHLLKAKEMLASTLLTIHNEYYTVHLVHSIRQAIIAGEDAYRDFKHRTLSQLGRE, from the coding sequence GTGAGTGAAAATTTTGAGATTGTAGCTCGTCTGGGTCAGCTGGGGCGAGCGGGGGTTATCCACACTCCACACGGAGACATTCCCACCCCCGCTTTTGTACCTGTCGGTACAAAAGCGACGGTGAAGGCGCTCATCCCCGAGATGATTCGGGAACTGGGCGCGGCGGCCGTACTGGCTAACGCGTACCACCTCTATCTGCAGCCAGGCCCGGAGCTTGTCGATAGGGCCGGTGGTCTGGGGGCATTTATGCACTGGGATGGGCCAACTTTCACCGATTCCGGCGGATTCCAAGTCCTCAGTCTGGGTGCAGGATACAAGAAAGTCCTCAGCCAAGAATTCGCCGCCTCAACTCGGGAACGCAGTGCCTCGCGCGATCACGGTAACCACGAACGTTCCGGAGACAAACGCAAACTCTTGGAACAGGCCGAAGAAGCCGCGGAACTGTCGCCTCCCGATAAACGCCAAGCTCACCCCGGCTTAGCGCGCGTTGATGATGACGGCGTTAATTTTCGCTCACACCTGGATGGAACCAAACATCGTTTTACCCCGGAAATCTCGATGCAGATTCAGCACCACCTGGGCGCCGATATTATTTTCGCTTTCGATGAGCTGACCTCCCTGCTGCATTCCTACGACTATCAGGTAGTTTCCTTGGAACGTACCCGAAAATGGGCGGAGCGCTGTCTGGCGGAACACGAGCGGCTTACCACGGAACGTGCCGACAAGCCTTACCAGATGCTGTTCGGAGTTATCCAAGGAGCACAATGGGAGGATTTGCGCCGCCGCGCCGCACACGACCTCGGTGGAATGGAAGTCTCGGGGCGTTGCTTTGACGGATTTGGCATCGGAGGAGCCCTGGAAAAGGAAAACCTTGGCGTGATTTGTTCCTGGGTGTGTCAGGAGCTGCCCGAGGATCGCCCGCGTCACCTGCTGGGAATCTCAGAACCGGAAGATTTCTTTGCCGGCATTGAAAACGGAGCTGATACCTTCGACTGCGTCTCTCCGTCTCGCGTGGCCCGCACCGGAGCGGCATATTTGCCTACCGGCAGGACGAATGTGGCACGGGCAGCTTTTCGAGAGGACTTTGGCCCTCTCCAGGAGGGCTGTGGCTGCTATACCTGCACAAACTACACTCGCGCCTATCTCCACCACCTGCTGAAGGCCAAGGAAATGCTGGCTTCGACACTGCTGACCATCCACAACGAGTACTACACCGTTCACCTGGTCCACAGCATCCGTCAGGCTATCATCGCTGGTGAGGATGCGTATCGGGACTTTAAACATCGGACGTTAAGCCAGCTGGGTCGGGAGTAA
- a CDS encoding GuaB3 family IMP dehydrogenase-related protein — protein sequence MNEEVQIGRGKRGRRAYSFDEIAVVPSRRTRDPRDVSLAWQFDAYYMKVPVMGAPMDSVMSPQNAIALGKMGGVGVLDLEGLWTRYDDPLPLYEELAELDESGAKATAKLQEIYTEPIKPELMRARLEEIKAADVIVAGAMSPAGTQKLWEHVADSELDLFVVRGSTVSADHVSSQAEPLNLKQFVHQVDIPVIVGGVATYTGALHLMRTGAAGVLVGFGGGAASTTRRTMGIHVPMATAVADVAAARRDFLDESGGRYVHVIADGGIGFAGDVVKAIACGADAVMLGSALARAYEAPGHGWHWGSEAHHSTLPRGSRVKVGTVGTLEQVMFGPADNAEGTLNMMGALRRTMATTGYTDVKELQRVEVVTSY from the coding sequence ATGAATGAAGAAGTCCAGATTGGGCGCGGCAAACGGGGACGTCGAGCCTACTCTTTTGATGAAATCGCGGTAGTGCCCTCTCGCCGCACGCGAGATCCTCGTGACGTGTCGCTAGCCTGGCAATTTGACGCTTATTATATGAAAGTTCCGGTCATGGGTGCGCCGATGGATTCGGTGATGAGCCCGCAAAATGCCATCGCCTTGGGAAAGATGGGAGGAGTCGGGGTCCTGGACTTGGAGGGGCTATGGACCCGATACGATGACCCTCTGCCACTATACGAAGAACTGGCAGAACTCGACGAAAGTGGAGCGAAAGCCACCGCTAAGCTGCAGGAGATATACACCGAACCCATCAAGCCGGAACTAATGCGGGCTAGGTTGGAAGAAATCAAAGCTGCTGACGTTATTGTGGCCGGGGCTATGAGCCCGGCCGGCACCCAAAAACTGTGGGAACACGTGGCGGATTCAGAGCTGGATCTGTTCGTGGTACGCGGTTCTACCGTGTCCGCGGATCATGTTTCCTCCCAAGCAGAACCGCTGAACCTAAAGCAATTCGTGCATCAGGTGGACATTCCGGTCATTGTCGGGGGTGTCGCCACCTATACCGGGGCGCTGCATCTGATGCGTACTGGTGCGGCCGGAGTGCTGGTGGGATTCGGCGGGGGAGCCGCTTCTACGACCCGCCGCACCATGGGTATCCACGTGCCGATGGCGACGGCGGTAGCGGATGTAGCGGCGGCACGGCGGGACTTCTTGGATGAATCCGGTGGCAGGTATGTCCACGTTATCGCTGATGGCGGCATCGGCTTTGCGGGAGACGTGGTGAAAGCCATCGCTTGCGGGGCTGATGCGGTCATGTTGGGCAGCGCTTTGGCCAGGGCTTACGAGGCGCCCGGACATGGCTGGCACTGGGGAAGTGAGGCGCACCACTCGACCTTGCCGCGCGGCTCCCGGGTCAAAGTCGGCACTGTCGGCACCTTGGAGCAGGTTATGTTCGGTCCTGCCGACAATGCTGAAGGGACCCTCAACATGATGGGAGCACTGCGCCGGACGATGGCTACAACCGGTTATACCGACGTCAAGGAACTCCAGCGAGTCGAAGTGGTCACCAGCTATTGA
- a CDS encoding ATP-binding cassette domain-containing protein, with translation MQTAAGRRANRVVLGLFWLMTLGLITVFVAAGQILDSYLHPEWSFPATFYWVLAIVGIVLVFGAHFSLTRRSTRSQIREENHVRQALLTESFRTGPARMNQESAGKVVALATESAEKFTRYRQGFLPQVQGSFSAPVLIVAAMGIFVHPFLALLLALCLPLAAGTVWLFQKLFRRSSAKSARARAALAANYLEVLQGLTTLQLLGAAGRMGDKLETVGEENRRATMSLLRSNQVIIFVLDTVFSLFVITSVAALSMYLVSLGEMTLGKVVTALGLAMLLLEPIDHFGAFFYVAMGGRGAGRAISGFMHSRASHSDASCEDASVDFHGDTEVTDGEVSASGVAEIPAVYLENVGVRYGNQQVLQGVNLRVPSGERVAIVGDSGQGKTTLLNVMKGFLTPSEGRVEVAGNTADLAQRSALVSQNTWLFTGTVRENLQMAAPQASDTELWDALRAAHLDAEIQQMPLGLDTALGENGIGLSSGQKQRLSLARALGSGRKILLLDEATSQVDLNSERKILDALQALGHDYTLIMVSHRGALTTLADRVLLVECGRLVER, from the coding sequence TTGCAAACTGCTGCGGGTCGCCGCGCTAATCGCGTGGTGCTGGGGCTGTTTTGGCTCATGACCCTCGGCCTGATTACGGTTTTTGTTGCGGCGGGGCAGATTCTGGACTCTTACCTACACCCCGAATGGTCCTTTCCGGCCACCTTTTACTGGGTGCTCGCAATTGTGGGCATCGTCCTGGTATTTGGGGCACACTTTTCGTTGACGCGGCGCTCGACCCGGTCTCAGATACGTGAGGAAAACCACGTTCGACAAGCTCTTTTGACAGAGAGTTTTCGCACCGGACCCGCGCGGATGAATCAGGAAAGCGCCGGAAAGGTTGTGGCATTAGCGACCGAATCAGCCGAAAAGTTTACCCGGTATCGTCAAGGGTTCCTGCCTCAGGTGCAAGGCTCTTTCAGCGCACCGGTGCTGATAGTGGCGGCGATGGGGATTTTTGTGCACCCTTTCCTGGCGCTGTTGCTGGCGCTGTGCCTGCCGTTGGCAGCTGGGACGGTGTGGCTTTTTCAAAAGCTCTTTCGGCGTTCCTCGGCGAAATCTGCACGGGCCCGGGCGGCTTTAGCGGCAAACTACCTGGAAGTGTTGCAGGGACTCACAACCCTGCAGCTACTGGGGGCAGCAGGCCGGATGGGGGACAAACTGGAGACTGTCGGCGAAGAAAATCGGCGAGCCACCATGAGCCTGCTACGTTCCAATCAAGTCATAATTTTTGTACTCGATACAGTGTTTTCGCTTTTCGTCATCACGTCTGTGGCCGCCCTGTCAATGTACCTGGTGTCTCTCGGGGAGATGACCTTGGGCAAAGTGGTGACAGCGCTGGGCCTGGCGATGTTGCTGTTGGAACCGATTGACCACTTCGGGGCGTTTTTCTATGTAGCGATGGGCGGACGGGGAGCCGGGCGGGCCATCTCAGGATTCATGCACTCGCGGGCCAGCCATTCGGATGCCAGCTGCGAGGATGCCTCCGTTGATTTTCACGGTGATACTGAAGTTACGGATGGGGAAGTTTCGGCGTCGGGAGTTGCTGAGATTCCCGCGGTGTATCTGGAAAATGTGGGGGTGCGCTACGGGAATCAGCAGGTCCTCCAAGGGGTGAACCTCAGAGTGCCTTCAGGCGAACGTGTGGCGATTGTAGGGGATTCTGGACAGGGCAAAACCACCTTATTGAACGTAATGAAGGGATTTTTGACTCCAAGTGAGGGCCGGGTAGAGGTCGCCGGGAATACCGCTGACTTGGCGCAACGCTCGGCGCTGGTCAGCCAAAATACCTGGCTGTTTACCGGCACCGTGCGGGAAAACCTACAGATGGCAGCCCCGCAGGCGTCTGATACCGAATTGTGGGATGCTTTACGAGCGGCGCATCTTGACGCTGAAATCCAACAGATGCCCCTGGGGCTGGACACTGCCTTGGGCGAGAACGGCATAGGTCTTTCGAGCGGACAGAAACAGCGTCTCAGCTTGGCACGGGCCCTCGGGAGCGGTCGAAAAATTTTGTTGCTGGATGAAGCGACTTCCCAAGTTGATTTGAATTCTGAGCGAAAAATTTTGGATGCTCTCCAAGCCCTGGGGCATGACTATACTCTCATCATGGTGTCACACCGCGGGGCTCTAACCACGCTGGCAGACCGCGTTTTGCTGGTCGAATGCGGAAGGCTGGTGGAGCGGTGA